Proteins from one Podarcis raffonei isolate rPodRaf1 chromosome 1, rPodRaf1.pri, whole genome shotgun sequence genomic window:
- the LOC128399830 gene encoding uncharacterized protein LOC128399830, with protein MARKQFGKWEKYGKRYCRDWEREAGLKDWVRRVPGDESKAACRYCMCEIRAHHSDLVSHSKTKKHKKHVALLSQPSMNVDKHSYEFEKRHSLQLEKEMSFGAKPDTFDEFKHMEMNDSINVCALKLATHIACHMSIFTVDHLGCIIGGMAEKDISLHRTKCSTIIRDIIGPTVHKELLRDIGNGHYSLIIDESSDAASSQKQLCLMVRYFSNKLKCIVSSFVGLITFSDTDLITEALLSFLNENKLNIKKCVGIGADGLSASICGHKNSLLKKFYELNPCGVFIKCTCHSIYLCLSRAIDVLPLNLEYMVAQTYLWFSQSMFHQKRYAELYAALNVGEVALKVLQVTDTRWLSISPCINRILSLYDTLKLHFQSVKDTEKDYSAELLYQMYSEPLNRLYLVFLQPLVQEANRLSKLFLLETANPVKLITELVMFYKTLLQRVVKPFAFPTWSSIMNYDIRSKQNYLALSEVNLGKVFLSELSEAKISCQIRGAIQTTCRDCVFELANQIKLRLPPNVDHLESLTALNPSVVLSPLRPAFSALSFLSLYRGDHLQLEQQWRNLDTVSWTNTEDSQIEQFWVEVVKHTDEVGDKDFVELGLFALALLTLPFSSAAVECTVSQMNLIKHKLKNRPQDSLLENILRIRAYMHRNKICCNQFQPSKEMISLFSSEFYAVANSKDAIEGYDDIF; from the coding sequence ATGGCTCGCAAGCAGTTTGGAAAGTGGGAAAAGTACGGTAAAAGGTATTGCAGAGACTGGGAAAGAGAAGCTGGATTAAAAGACTGGGTTCGGAGGGTACCAGGAGATGAGTCAAAAGCAGCATGCAGATACTGCATGTGTGAAATCAGAGCTCACCACAGCGATCTTGTGTCGCACAGTAAAACTAAGAAGCATAAGAAGCACGTTGCGTTGCTCTCACAGCCTTCAATGAATGTGGATAAACACTCCTATGAGTTTGAAAAGCGGCATTCATTGCAACTTGAAAAAGAAATGTCATTTGGAGCCAAACCAGACACATTCGATGAATTCAAGCATATGGAAATGAATGATTCCATAAATGTGTGTGCTCTGAAATTAGCCACACACATAGCTTGCCATATGAGCATTTTTACTGTTGATCACCTGGGATGTATTATTGGTGGAATGGCTGAGAAAGACATAAGCCTTCATAGGACAAAGTGCTCTACAATTATAAGAGATATCATAGGTCCTACAGTCCACAAAGAGCTGCTTCGGGATATTGGCAACGGACACTACTCCTTGATCATTGACGAAAGTTCTGACGCCGCATCTTCGCAGAAGCAACTTTGCTTGATGGTGCGATACTTCAGCAACAAGCTGAAATGCATTGTATCCTCCTTTGTAGGCTTAATTACTTTCAGTGACACTGATCTAATCACAGAGGCTCTTTTATCATTCCTAAACGAAAATAAGCTCAACATAAAGAAATGTGTTGGAATCGGTGCCGATGGGCTCAGCGCAAGTATATGTGGTCACAAAAATTCGCTGCTCAAAAAGTTTTATGAACTCAATCCTTGCGGTGTTTTTATTAAGTGCACATGCCACTCCATTTATCTGTGCTTATCGAGAGCTATCGATGTGCTTCCCCTGAACCTAGAATATATGGTTGCGCAGACCTACTTGTGGTTTTCTCAAAGCATGTTTCACCAGAAACGGTACGCTGAACTGTATGCTGCACTCAACGTTGGAGAGGTTGCCCTGAAGGTGCTGCAAGTTACCGACACACGATGGCTATCTATTAGCCCCTGCATTAATAGAATACTTAGCCTGTATGATACTCTGAAGTTGCATTTTCAGTCTGTAAAAGACACTGAAAAGGACTACAGTGCTGAGCTGCTCTATCAAATGTACTCTGAGCCTCTTAACAGACTTTACCTGGTTTTTCTGCAGCCTCTTGTCCAGGAAGCAAACAGGCTCAGTAAGTTATTTCTTTTGGAAACTGCTAATCCAGTTAAACTGATTACTGAGTTAGTGATGTTCTACAAGACTCTGTTACAGAGAGTTGTGAAGCCTTTTGCCTTTCCAACATGGTCGTCCATAATGAACTATGACATTAGAAGCAAGCAAAACTACCTGGCCCTCTCCGAAGTAAATCTTGGGAAAGTGTTCCTTTCGGAATTATCAGAAGCCAAAATCTCTTGCCAAATTAGAGGCGCCATTCAAACGACGTGTCGGGATTGTGTTTTTGAGCTTGCAAACCAAATAAAGCTTCGACTGCCCCCAAATGTGGATCATCTTGAATCGCTCACCGCTCTAAATCCTTCAGTAGTTCTGAGTCCCCTAAGACCTGCATTTTCAGCTTTGTCGTTTTTGTCATTATACAGAGGGGATCACTTGCAATTGGAGCAACAGTGGAGGAATCTGGATACCGTTTCTTGGACAAACACAGAAGATAGCCAGATAGAACAGTTCTGGGTAGAGGTTGTAAAACATACAGATGAGGTGGGAGATAAAGATTTTGTTGAGCTAGGATTATTTGCCCTTGCACTTCTCACTCTGCCCTTCAGCAGTGCAGCCGTGGAGTGTACAGTTTCACAAATGAATCTGATAAAGCACAAGCTGAAGAACAGGCCGCAGGACAGCCTGTTAGAAAATATTCTAAGGATCAGAGCTTACATGCACAGAAATAAGATTTGCTGCAACCAGTTTCAGCCATCCAAAGAGATGATTTCTTTGTTCAGTAGTGAATTTTATGCTGTTGCTAATAGCAAGGATGCTATAGAAGGCTACGATGAtattttttga
- the SF3B1 gene encoding splicing factor 3B subunit 1 isoform X3 has protein sequence MAKIAKTHEDIEAQIREIQGKKAALDEAQGVGLDSTGYYDQEIYGGSDSRFAGYVTSIAATELEDDDDDYSSTSLLGQKKPGYHAPVALLNDIPQSTEQYDPFAEHRPQKIADREDEYKNRRRMMIISPERLDPFADGFYSAA, from the exons ATGGCGAAGATCGCCAAGACTCACGAAG ATATCGAAGCACAGATTCGAGAAATCCAAGGCAAAAAAGCTGCCCTTGATGAAGCTCAGGGAGTGGGCCTTGATTCTACAGGATATTATGACCAAGAGATCTATGGCGGGAGTGATAGCAGATTCGCTGGATATGTAACTTCAATCGCAGCAACTGAGCTAGAAGAC GATGACGACGACTACTCTTCTACAAGCTTGCTTGGCCAGAAGAAACCTGGATACCATGCACCAGTGGCACTCCTTAATGACATACCACAGTCAACCGAACAG TATGATCCGTTTGCTGAGCATCGCCCACAAAAGATCGCTGATCGGGAAGATGAATACAAAAACCGCAGGCGGATGATGATTATTTCCCCTGAGCGTCTTGATCCTTTTGCAGATG GCTTCTATTCTGCTGCTTGA